One Aphidius gifuensis isolate YNYX2018 linkage group LG5, ASM1490517v1, whole genome shotgun sequence genomic region harbors:
- the LOC122858076 gene encoding exonuclease 1 has product MGITGLIPFLDKASKRGNISQFSGGSVAIDTYCWLHRGAFSCADKIALGQPTDAYVRYCMKLVHMLLANRIKPILVFDGRHLPAKAETEVKRRESRESNRRRAAELMKMGKSHEGKNLLRRSVDISHEMALELIKECQNINVDCIVAPYEADAQLAYLNINGFADVVITEDSDLTLFGCKKIFFKMDINGNGLLVEQENLHLAMGIKKDYFDIDKFRHMCILSGCDYLSSLPGIGLSKALKFVKNSESDILKSLPRIGSYLNMKSLKVSKEYCEGFICALITFKHQLVYCPIKRKQVRLHDVPDDVTEQQLYHAGNEVDEKLAYQLALGNYHPLTLKKLHEFDPDSKIQIKKKTNGWHETSSTNHQSIWSSDFKLKLNNESTKKVDDGTTKWPNTTGKIMLLKTKSIENNINTMKRSFEKMNDELNDEDMLKFYGSKSIENQQNDEDKITKKVKTIDINVNEETTNLSTTPKHKKNVFSKNIETSPCLVRPKRKLLTKIAIEPTIIDESVHTPSKYFSNNQNDDEITSHDSTDDSNKNTKLLSVNVIIPETPDEGLPISQPDEYKENTDNLKSHQVTTNLLRTDSGVDLKDDSNDKINYLDVEKHDEDHEDDDKDLNCFDNAKCDDNEIIDDKVRAPSPDDNFEFESTSQQTNSLRSSFFKWSNTKNTNSSNIFNKNKQQLSSKKSISSQSRSRTTRRTPVASKITPVNSQQSLLNMFGFKKQTTMKQ; this is encoded by the exons atgggTATTACTGGTTTGATTCCCTTCCTGGACAAGGCCTCTAAGAGAGGCAACATCAGTCAATTTTCTGGTGGAAGTGTTGCTATTGATACATACTGTTGGCTTCATCGTGGTGCATTTTCTTGTGCTGATAAAATTGCTTTGGGACAACCAACTGATGC ATATGTCAGATACTGTATGAAGCTTGTCCATATGTTGCTGGCAAATAGAATAAAACCAATATTAGTATTTGATGGTCGTCATTTACCTGCAAAAGCTGAGACAGAAGTTAAACGTCGTGA aTCAAGAGAAAGCAATCGACGTAGAGCTGCTGAATTAATGAAAATGGGAAAATCACatgaaggaaaaaatttattacgtaGATCTGTTGATATATCACATGAAATGGCATtggaattaataaaagaatgtcaaaatataaatgttgattGTATTGTTGCACCATATGAAGCTGATGCACAATTggcatatttaaatataaatggtTTTGCTGATGTTGTCATAACTGAAGACAGTGATTTAACACTATTtggttgtaaaaaaatattttttaaaatggatATTAATGGTAATGGATTACTTGTTGAACAAGAAAATCTTCATCTAGCAATGGGCATTAAAAAAGACTattttgatattgataaatttcgtCATATGTGTATATTATCTGGTTgtgattatttatcatcattacctGGTATTGGTCTATCAAAAGCtcttaaatttgttaaaaattcagAATCAGATATATTAAAATCTTTACCACGTATTGgatcatatttaaatatgaaatcaTTAAAAGTTAGTAAAGAATATTGTGAAGGTTTTATATGTGcattaataacatttaaacatCAATTAGTATATTGTCCAATAAAACGTAAACAAGTTAGATTACATGATGTACCAGATGATGTTACTGAACAACAATTATATCATGCTGGTAATGAAGTTGATGAAAAACTTGCATATCAACTTGCACTTGGTAATTATCATcctttaacattaaaaaaacttcATGAATTTGATCCAGattcaaaaattcaaattaaaaaaaaaacaaatggatGGCAtgaaacatcatcaacaaatcaTCAATCAATATGGTCatctgattttaaattaaaattaaataatgaatcaacTAAAAAAGTTGATGATGGTACAACAAAATGGCCAAATACAACTGGTAAAATAATGCTGTTAAAAActaaaagtattgaaaataatattaacacaaTGAAAagatcatttgaaaaaatgaatgatgaattaaatgatgaagatatgttgaaattttatggtagtaaatcaattgaaaatcaacaaaatgatgaagataaaataactaaaaaagttaaaacaattgatattaatgttaatgaaGAAACAACGAATTTATCAACAACTCCAAAACACaagaaaaatgtattttctaaaaatattgaaacatCACCATGTCTTGTTCGtccaaaaagaaaattattaacaaaaattgcAATTGAGCCAACGATTATTGATGAATCAGTTCATACaccaagtaaatatttttcaaataatcaaaatgatgatgaaattacAAGTCATGATAGTACtgatgattcaaataaaaatacaaagctATTATCAGTTAATGTAATTATACCAGAAACACCAGATGAAGGACTACCAATAAGTCAGCCAGATGAGTACAAAGAAAAtacagataatttaaaaagccATCAAGTAACAACTAATTTATTAAGAACAGATTCAGGTGTTGATTTAAAAGATGAttctaatgataaaataaattatctagaTGTTGAAAAACATGATGAAGAtcatgaagatgatgataaagatttaaattgttttgataatgccaaatgtgatgataatgagattattgatgataaagttAGAGCACCTAGTCCAgatgataattttgaatttgagAGTACTTCTCAACAGACAAATTCACTACGaagttcattttttaaatggtcaaatactaaaaatacaaatagctcaaatatttttaataaaaacaaacaacagttatcatcaaaaaaatcaattagttCACAAAGCAGGTCTAGAACAACTAGGCGTACACCAGTTGCTAGTAAAATAACTCCTGTTAATTCACAACAGAGTCTATTAAATATGTTTGGattcaaaaaacaaacaaccatgaaacaatga